The region TTGGCCGAACCCGTACTGGTCAGCAGCGGGTCACCGCGTTGGATGCCGTCCTCCATGGCGGCCACATACAGGGACCGGCCGTCGCTCGACACACCGGCCGCGGTGTCCTCGCCGCGCGAGATGGCGACCGAGCGCAGCGGCGTCTTGCCCGTACCGAACGGCCCGCGCACCGGCATCGGTTCGGTGGCCGAATCCGACATGCCGACGACCTTCTGGTCGGCGTCGATGAAGTACTCCTTGCCCGAGCCCCCGACGGGCGGGGACGGGGCGAAGTCGCGCTGGGCCTGCTCCTGGGACAGCGAACACAGCGAGTAGCCGCTGTCGTCCTGGAGCTCCACCTCGCTGATCTTCGAAGCCCGCGTCATGTCCTGGACGGTGAAGAAGAGCTGAGCCGCCATCTGCTTGCACTGGGCCGTGTCGGTGTTCACCGCGCCCTTGCTGAGCTTGACCCGCAGCGCGTTGGAGTCGTCCAGCGCCAGATCATGCGCGGCAAGCCGGGTGCCGGACGGGAAGGCCGACGTCGTCACGTGGTTCAGCCAGTCGGTGGGCCCGGACAGCAGCGCCTCCACGCTGGCCGTGATCGGCTTTATTCGCTGCCGCAGATACACCGGATCCGCGACGAGCACGTTCCGGCCCGCCTTCGGCTCCCCCGACTCCGAGTTGTAGGACGCGAAGTAGTACTTGTTGACGGAGCGATAGATGCGCTGGAAGTCGGACAGCCCGAGCACCAGCCCGTTGGGCAGCCGGTCGATGCGCCACTGTCCGCCCTCCTTGATGAGGTGGATCGTCTGGCGGTACGGCTTCTCCTCGGGGGTGTAGGCGTGGCTGTCGTCCACCGCTGCCACCTGACTGCCCGACAGGGCGACCGTGTAGCCGTTCGAGTCCTCCCGGTTGGGCAGCGACTTCGGTTCGGGCTTCGGGCGCTCCTGGAGCACGTTGGTGACCTGGAACGGCCGCCAGGTCCGCTTCGCCGACTTGGCCAGGTACTGCGTGGCCGTACGGAAATCCGCCTCGTCACTGGTCGTGGCGTCGAGGAAGCTGCGCACGATGTTGGTCGGCTGCGCACCGTCCTGCGGAGGAACTCCGTAGACCCGTACCTGCGACTCGCCCTCGGAGCGCGGCGACTGGTCGACCGCCGTGACCTCCCCGCTGTCGGGCATCGACGCACACCCGGCCAGCAGCGCCGCCGCACAGCCGAGCAGCAGGAACTTCCGCGCCGGCCCGGCTCCCCTGCGGGCACGCGTACGGGACCCGGTCCCCTCCCCGCGCTCGCCTCCGCGCTCAGTTTCCACGCAGCCCGCCTTCCCGCTCCACGCCCCGCCCGGCTTCCTGCTCGGCCCCGCTCTCAGGGAGCGGCTCATCAGTGCGCACGCTCTCGCCGCGCGCCGCCTCTTCGCTCCGTACGCCACCGCTGTGCGGCACCACACGGGCACCGTTGCCGGGCAGTGCCGTCGGGTCGGCCGCCGGCCAGGACACCTTCGGCTCCGGAACGGGGGCTGCCACGTCGTCCGCCTGCGAGGCACGCGTCTGCACCGGGATCGTGGACGCCTTGCGCTCCGCTCCGGCTCGTGGCTGCCCCGTCTCGTCCAGTCCGCGGTGGCGTCGCGAGTCCTCCGGCTCCAGGGGGATCGGGGACCCGCGCAGCGTCTCCCCGGCCGTACGGGGCAGCGTCAGCCGGAACTGCGAGCCGCCGCCCGGTTCGCCCCAGGCCTGCAGCCAGCCGCCGTGCAGCCGGGCGTCCTCGACGGCGATGGACAGGCCCAGCCCCGTACCGCCGGTCGTGCGGGCCCGGGCCGGGTCCGCACGCCAGAAACGGTTGAAGACCCGGGCGGCCTCGCCGGGCTTGAGGCCGACGCCGTAGTCGCGCACCGCCACGGCCACCGCACCGCCGCTCCGGCTGCCCGCGGACGCCAGCCGCACCACCACGTCGCGGCCCTCGCCGTGCTCGACTGCGTTGACGACGAGATTGCGCAGTATGCGCTCCACCCGGCGGGTGTCGGCCTCGGCGATCACGGGCTGCTCGGCGCCGCGCACCACTATCCGGGTGCCCTTGCGCTCGGCGAGCGGCTCGGCGCCCTCGATGACGCGGTGCACCACATCGCGCAGATCGATCGGCTCGGCCTCCAGCGCGGCCGCCCCGGCATCGAACCGGCTGATCTCCAGCAGCTCCGCGAGCAGGGACTCGAAACGGTCGAGCTGGCCCCACAGCAGTTCGGCGGAGCGCGCGGTGGCGGGATCGAACTCGTCCCGCGCGTCATGGATGACATCGGCCGCCATCCGTACGGTCGTCAGCGGCGTACGCAGCTCGTGCGAGACATCGGAGACGAAGCGACGCTGCATCCGGGACAGCTCCTCCAGCTGCTGGATCTTGACCTGGAGGTTCTGCGCCATCTTGTTGAAGGACTCGCCGAGCCGGGCGATGTCGTCCTCGCCGGTGACCTTCATCCGCTCCTGGAGGAGGCCGGCGGCCAGCCGCTCGGAGATCCCCGCGGCCATCCGTACGGGCGTGACGACCTGCCGGACCACCAGCCAGGCGATCGCGCCGAGCAGGATCACCACGAACACCCCGGCCGTCGCCAGCGTCCCCGTCACCAACTTGAGCGACTCCTCTTCCTGGGTGAACGGGAAGAGGTAGTAGAGCTGGTACTGGTTGCTGTTCACATCGTTGAGCCGCTTGCCGATGATCAGCGCCGATACGCCGTCGTCCGACCCGATGCGCTTGATCTCGGTGTACTGGCGGAACGTCCCGGACTTGGTCTCCAGCTTCCGCCGCAGCTCGGGGGGCACGCTCCGCTCGGGATCAACATCGCCGGAGGCGCGCGGACCGCGGGTACCGGGACTGGAGTCACCGAACGGTTCGTCGGAGTCGGAGCTGAGCGCCACGACGGAGAAGACGCCCTGCCCGCCGCTGGCGAGCTGCTCGACCAGGCCGGTCAGCCAGGTCGCGGAGTCCTGGGTGCCGCGGTTGCCGGTACGCGCGGTGTCGTCGGGCCGGGTGTCGTCGGCGCCGTCGGCCATCTTCTGGGCGACGCTGAAGCCGCCCACGGCCTGGCTCTGCGCGGCCTGCGCCTTGGCCGTGAGCAGGCCGTTACGGACCTGCCCGACGACCACGACACCGAGCAGCAGCACCACGGCCAGCGACATCAGCAGCGTGGTCGCCACCACACGCAGCTGGATATTGCGCCGCCACAGTCGCAGGGCGGGCAGCAGCGGCCGCCGCACCCAGCGACTGAAGAGCCGGAGCAGAGGGTGGACCGGCCCGCTCACCGCGCCGTCGGGCAGCAGCTGCCCACCGCGCAGCAACCAGGCGGACACCCTCCCGGAAAAGGACATATCACCCGCCGGGTCGACGGTGCGCCCCCGCTTTCCCTCCGGGGCCGAACCGTCCCGGGTCATCTCAGCTGGGCCCGGCCTTGTAGCCGACCCCGCGCACGGTCACCACGATCTCCGGCCGCTCCGGGTCCTTCTCGACCTTGGAGCGCAGCCGCTGCACATGGACGTTGACCAGCCGCGTGTCGGCGGCGTGCCGGTAGCCCCAGACCTGCTCGAGCAGCACCTCACGCGTGAACACCTGCCACGGCTTGCGCGCCAGCGCCACCAGCAGATCGAACTCCAGGGGGGTCAGCGCGATCGAGTGCCCCTCGCGCTTCACCGAGTGGCCGGCCACGTCGATGACCAGGTCACCGATCGCCAGCTGCTCCGGCGTCGGCTCCTCCGAACGCCGCAGCCGCGCCCGGATACGGGCCACCAGCTCCTTGGGCTTGAACGGCTTGACGATGTAGTCGTCCGCGCCCGATTCGAGCCCGACCACCACATCCACCGTGTCGCTCTTGGCGGTCAGCATGACGATCGGCACGCCGGACTCGGCCCGGATCAGCCGGCACACCTCGATACCGTCCCGGCCCGGCAGCATCAGGTCGAGCAGTACAAGATCGGGCTTGGTCTCGCGGAAGGCCGCAAGGGCCTTGTCACCGTCCGACACAAACGACGGTTCAAAGCCTTCGCCGCGCAGCACGATGCCGAGCATCTCTGCCAGTGCGGTGTCGTCGTCGACGACCAGGACGCGTCCCTTCATTCGGCCATCATCCCATTACCTGATCGTGACTTACTCCATCGTGACGTGGAACACACCTCTGCCAGCCCGTTCCGGGTCACCGGCGACACCACTCCGGCTTCCGTGACGATCGCCGTCACCAGCTCCGCCGGAGTGACGTCGAAGGCCGGGTTGTAGGCCTGTGCGCCCAGCGGGGCCACCGGTATGCCGGTGCCCGCCTCCGCCCCGGGCCCCTGCGCGTACGGCAACGAGAACTCCGTCACTTCCTGGCCCGGCCGCTGCTCCACCTCGATGTCCGACCCCTCCTCGGTCTCCAGATCCACCGTGCTGGTCGGGGCCACCACCACGAACGGAACGTGGTGGTACCGCGCCAGTACCGCCAGTGGATAGCTGCCGACCTTGTTCGCCACCGATCCGTCCGCCGCGATCCGGTCCGCGCCGATCAGCACCGCATCCACCTCACCCCCGGCGAACAGCGACCCTGCCGCACCGTCCGGGAGCACGGTGTACGCCATACCCGTCCTCGCCGCCTCGTAGGCGGTCAGCCGCGCCCCCTGCAGCAGCGGCCGCGTCTCGTCCACCCAGAGGCGGCGCAGCTCACCGGCCCGGTGCGCCGCCAGCGCCACCGCCAGGGCGGTGCCCTCGCCCCCGGACACCAGGGCGCCGGAGTTGCAGTGCGTGAGGATCCGGTGGCCGCCGCCCGGCAGCAGCTCGCCCAGCAGCGCCAGCCCGTGTTCCGCCATCCGTGCGCTGGCCTCGATGTCCTCCGCATGCACGGCGCGCGCCTCGGCCAGCGCCGCTGCCGCCTGGGCATCGGGCCCGCCGGGCGCCGCGGCGCGGTACGCGGCAGCCGCCCGCCGTACGCCGTAGCCCAGATTGACCGCGGTCGGCCGGGCCTGCGCCAGCGCCTCCACCGCCTCGTCCACGTCGAAGCCCCGGACCGCCGCCAGCGCGACGCCATAGGCACCGGCGATACCCAGCAGCGGCGCCCCGCGCACGGCCAGCGTCCGGATCGCCTGCACCAGCGCCGGGACGTCCGTACAGACGAGCTCCACCTCCTCGGCCGGCAGCCGGGTCTGATCAAGGAGGACCACCACGGGTCCCTCGGGCGGCTCCTCCCAGCGCAACGACGGAATGGTGAGCGCCGCGACGCCCGCCTCGGATACCTCGTACTGATCGCCCATCCGTTCAGTCTGCCGCCGATCGCCCCTCCAGCAGAAGGTCCCCTCGCACTCCGGGCACCGGTACACAACGTCGACGGCCATGACACGATGACTGCCACCGCGGACCCCGGACCCCGGCCGCCCCGGCGGACGGGCAGCAAGAAGGAGCGACGATGAACAACTCTCCGGGCTGGGCCTCGCCCGGATCCTCTCCCTCCGAAGAGCCGGGCCGCGGCACTCAGGAGCAGCCCCCGCAGGACAGCCAGTCCGGCTCCGGCGAGCAGTCGCCCCCACCGAACTGGTCCAAGGAACAGCCGCCCGCCGGCCAGTGGTCGGCCCCCACCGGCATCCCCAGCCAGGGCGGCCCCCACGGGAGCAGCGGCCAGGGCAGGGCCGGCGACCGTGCCCGTGCCTCGTCGACCGGCCCCGGTTGGGCCGGACAGCCCGGTCACTGGGGTGGTCCCCCCGGCAGTCAGCCCCCGTGGGGCGGCGCCTGGGCACCGGGGCCGCAGGCCGCCAAGCCCGGCGTCATTCCGCTGCGCCCGCTCGCCGTCGGCGAGATCCTCGACGGTGCGGTCGCCACCATGCGCGCCCACTGGCGCACGGTCCTCGGCATCTCGCTGATCGTCGCGATCGTCGCCCAGACCGCCATCACCGCCGTCACCGGCATCTGGTTCCAGGGCTCCGGCCGCGCACCCTCCCCTGCGAGCGAGAACGTCCCGCCCCTCCGCGAAGCCCTGCAAGAGATGGGCAATTCGCTCGCCGCCAGCGGCATCACCTCGGCGATCGGGCTGCTCGCCACCCTCGTCGTCACCGGGCTCCTGACCATGGTCGTCAGCCGTGCCGTCCTGGGCCGCTCGGTGACCGCAGGGGAGGCCTGGCGCGATGCGCGCACCCAGCTCCCGCGCCTCCTCGGCCTGCTCGTCCTGCTGCCCCTGCTCATCATGGCGATAGTGGCGGTCGGCGTCGCTCCCGGCCTGATCCTCGCCGCCACCCGCACCGGCACGCTGGAAGCGGACCTGCTCCTTACTCTGCTCGGCGGGCTCGCTGCCTGCGTGGTGAGTCTCTGGCTGGGCGTCCGCTACAGCCTCGCCTCCCCGGCCCTGATGCTGGAGAAGCAGGGCGTCATCCCCGCCATGCGCCGCTCCGCGAAGCTCGTACGGGGCAGTTGGTGGCGCGTACTGGGGGTTCAGCTCCTCGCTTTTCTCCTGGTGGGCATCGTCGAGTTCATCATCCAGATCCCGGCCACCATCATCGCCTTCCTCATCGGCGGCGAGAGCCTCATGACCTGGGCGAACGGCACCAGCAACACCACCGGCTGGTCGTTCCTGATCGTGCTGGGCATCGGAGCCGTCATCAGCTCCACCATCACCTTCCCGATCACCGCCGGCGTCACCGCGCTCCTGTACGTGGACCAGCGCATCCGCCGCGAGGCACTCGACCTCGAACTCGCCCGCGCCGCGGGCCTCCCCGGCTACGGCACCGACACTCCCAGCACGCCCCCGGCCACGCCCGCCGCCCACGCGCCAACGGCAGGCGCTCCGGCCCCCGCTGACGTCTCTGCGGACCGAGCCGAGACGGACCACTCCACTCCGGACGGCCCCGGCACAGACGGCCCGTCGAACGGCCCCTCGCAGGAAAGCACCGACGCGAACGCCCCCGAGGCAGGCACCACGGCCACCAGCAGCGCCGCGCCCACGGACGCCACTGCCACCGGCACCACGCCCGCCGACGGCCCCGGGCAACGCCCCGACGACGCCGCGCCGGGAAGCTGATGCGGTGACCAGAGGGGGGAACATGACCGCGCTCGGACGCCTCATGGCGCGCTCCGACGACGACATACCGGTGAGGACTCCGCGCGTCCCCGCCCGCGAGGCGGCCGAGCGCGAACTGTCCGACCCGCGGTACCACCAGCACGACCCCAACCCGATCCAGCAAGCCCTGGATTGGCTCTGGGAACGCATCGGCGAACTCTTCAGCGCGGCCGCCGGCACCACACCGGGCGGCTGGATCGGGCTCCTCGCCATCGCCGCGTCCGTCGTTCTGCTGCTCATCGCCCTCCGGCTGCGGCTCGGTGCGGTGCGCCGCACTCCGACCACGAGCGGCGCACTCTTCGCCGAAGCACCCCGCACCGCCGCCGAACACCGCTCCGCAGCCGACCGGCACGCCGCCGAGGGCCGCTGGAACCAGGCGATCCAGGACCGCATGCGCGCCCTCGTCCTCGCCCTGGAGGAGCGCACCCTGCTCACCCCCGGCCCGGGCCGCACCGCTGACGAAGCCTCAACCGAAGCCGGCCGGGCATTCCCCGCGCATGCCGACCGGCTCCGTACCGCGGCCCGCACCTTCGACGACGTCACATACGGCGGCCGCCCCGGAACCGAAGAGGCGTACACCCTCCTGACCGCCCTCGACACCGACCTGCAGCACGCCAAGCCGGACCTGGCCACCACCCCGACCAGGAGCCGCGGATGACGACGACCGCCCAGGCCGCCCCCGCCCCCACGCCCGCGCCCACCACTCGTGGTCCGTGGGCCCGGTCCCGCGGCCCGCTGCTCGCGCTTCTCCTGCTCGTCGTCAGCGGTGTGATCCTCGCGGCCCTGCAGTCCGGCGAACAGCACGGACGGCTCGACCCCCGCTCCGCCGACCGGACCGGGAGCCGGGCCCTCACCCGGCTCCTCTCCTCCCACGGGGTCTCCACCCAGGTCGTGACCACCTCCGAAGAGGCAGCTGCCGCGGCCGGCCCCGACACCACCCTTCTGGTCACCGACCCCGACGTACTGACGCAGGATCAGCTGACGGGCCTGCACACCGCGACCGCCCACACTTCCGGCCGCACCGTCCTGCTTGCCCCTGGTACGGCGACCCTCGCAACCTTCACCCCCGGCGTCCGGATGGAGCCCCCGGCACGTATCTCGGTACGCCGGCCCGCCTGTTCGCTGCCCGACGCCCGCCGCGCGGGCAGTGCCCTCCTCGGCGGCCTCCGCTACGTCACCGCCGCCGGCGGAGCCGATCGCTGTTACCCCGGTGGCGGCCGGCCCACCCTGCTGCGCCTGCCGGCCTCCGACAGCGGTCGCGACACCGTGCTCCTCGGCTCCGGCGACCTCCTCTACAACCACCATCTCGCCGAGCACGGCAACGCCTCGCTCGCCCTCCAACTCCTCGGTACTCACAAGCATCTGGTCTGGTACCTCCCCTCCGTGAGCGACCCGTCATCCGCTCAGGACAACCAGCGCGGCTTCCTCGACCTCATCCCCTCGGGCTGGCGCTGGGCCCTGCTCCAACTCGTCTTTGCCGCCGCGTTCGCGGCCCTGTGGCGCGCCCGCCGCCTCGGCCCCTTGGTCGCGGAAAGGCTCCCCGTCACCGTCCCGGCCGCCGAGACCACCGAAGGCCACGCCCGCCTCTACGAGCAGGCCAACGCCCGCGACCGGGCCTCCGCCGTGCTGCGCTCCGCGACCCGCACACGGCTCGCCCCCCTCATCGGAGTGTCCGCAGCACACGCCCACAGCGCCGACGTCCTTCTGCCCGCCGTCCACGCCCACTTGGCCTCCGCCCCCGGCGCCGACACAGACCTCCGTGCCCTGCTCTTCGGACCGGCTCCCGCGGATGACAGAGCCTTGGTGCACTTGGCCGACCAACTCGACGCACTCGAATCCTCGATCGTTTCCCAAGAGAGGCACGCCCCCCGTGAGCACCCCGACCGCTGACAGCGCCCGAACCTCCCTAGAGGACCTGCGCACCGAGATAGCCAAGGCCGTCGTAGGCCAGGACCCCGCCGTCACCGGGCTGGTCGTCGCGCTCCTCTGCCGCGGTCATGTGCTCCTCGAAGGCGCCCCCGGCGTCGCCAAGACCCTGCTCGTCCGCGCCCTGTCGGCCGCCCTCGAACTCGACACCAAGCGCGTCCAGTTCACCCCCGATCTGATGCCGAGCGATATCACCGGCTCACTGGTCTACGACAGCCGCAGCGCAGAGTTCTCCTTCCAGCCAGGGCCCGTCTTCACCAACCTCCTGCTGGCCGACGAGATCAACCGCACGCCTCCGAAGACCCAGGCATCCCTGCTCGAGGCAATGGAAGAGCGGCAGGTCACCGTCGACGGCACGGCCCGTCCCCTCCCCGAGCCGTTCCTGGTCGCCGCCACCCAGAACCCCGTGGAATACGAGGGCACCTACCCGCTTCCCGAGGCTCAGCTCGACCGCTTCCTGCTGAAGCTGACGGTGCCGCTTCCCGCCCGCCAGGACGAGATAGACATCCTCACGCGCCACGCGTCCGGCTTCAGCCCTCGCGACCTCGGCGCCGCAGGGCTGCGCCCCGTTGCCTCGACCGCCGACCTCGACGCTGCCCGGGACGCGGTCGCCAAGACCGCCGTCTCCCCCGAAGTCACCGGCTATATCGTCGATATCTGCCGTGCCACCCGTGATTCCCCCTCCCTCTCTCTCGGCGTCTCCCCCCGAGGCGCCACTGCTCTGCTCTCCACATCACGGGCCTGGGCCTGGCTCACCGGCCGCGACTATGTCACCCCCGACGACGTCAAGGCCCTTGCCCTTCCCACGCTCCGCCACCGCGTCCAGCTCCGCCCCGAAGCGGAGATGGAAGGAGTCACCGCAGACTCCGTGATCAACGCCGTTCTCGCTCATCTCCCCGTCCCCCGCTGAGACGACACCGTGGCCCTCACCGGACGCACCGCCCTCATCTCCGCACTCGGAGCCCTCTTCGTCGGCTTCGCGATGCCCAGCTGGCTCGGCATCCTCACCGTCCAACTCGCCTTGCTGCTAGCAATTTTGTGCGATCTCGCGCTCGCCGCGCCAGTGCGAAAGCTCCTTATCACCCGAACCGGTGACACAACCGTTCGACTAACGGGAGAAGCCTCCTCGCACCTCACCGTCACCAACCCGAGCCGCCGTATCCTGCGTGCCCAGATCCGTGACGCCTGGCCCCCGAGCTCCTTCCACCCCGGTGCGGACGTCCCCGACTCCCGCCACACCGTGCGCATCCCCGCCGCCGAACGCCGCCGCCTCACCACGACGCTCCGCCCCACCCGCCGCGGTGACCATCACGCGGTCCGCGTCACGGTCCGTTCCTACGGCCCGCTCGGCCTCGCCGCCCGGCAGGGAAGCCGGCACGTCCCATGGACACTGCGCGTCCTGCCGCCCTTCACCAGCCGCAAGCATCTGCCCGCCAAGCTCGCCCGCCTCCGCGAACTCGACGGCCGCACCAGCATCCTCACCCGTGGCGAAGGCACCGAGTTCGACAGCCTCCGCGACTACACCCCCGGCGACGACACGCGCTCCATCGACTGGCGCGCCAGCGCCCGCCGCCAGAACCTCGCGGTCCGCACCTGGCGACCCGAGCGCGACCGGCGCATCCTGCTCGTCCTGGAGACCGGCCGTACCTCCGCCGGCCGCGTCGGCGACATTCCCCGCCTCGACGCTTCGATGGACGCCGCCCTGCTGCTGGGCGCCCTCGCCGCCCGCGCCGGCGACCGGGTGGACCTGCTCGCCTACGACCGCCGTATACGCGCCTCCGTACAAGGCCGCGCGGCACGCGATCTCCTCCCGGCCCTGACCGACGCCCTGGCACCCCTCGAATCCGAACTGGTCGAAGCGGATGCCCGCGGCCTGGCCGCCACCATCCACCGCCGCACCCCGCGCCGGTCCCTCATCGTCCTCTTCACCGGCCTGGACGCGGCTCCTGTGGAGGAAGCCCTCCTGCCCGTCCTCCCCAGCCTCACCCAGCGCAACGAACTCATCGTCGCGGCGGTGGCCGACCCCCGCATCGAGGAAATGGCCGTCGGCCGCCACACCCCCCAGGCCGTCTACGCAGCCGCCGCCGCGGAGCAGACCCACGCAGCCCGCCGCCGCACCGCAGACCGCCTCCGCCACCACGGCATCACCGTCATCGATTCCACCCCCACCCACCTGGCCCCCGACCTCGCCGACGCCTATCTCACCCTGAAGTCCACCGGCCGCCTCTAACGCCCCGCAGGCAACCCGCTGCTCCTCTCGCCCTAAGGGGCTCCGAGAAACTCCCGGGCTCCCCGCAGCCGTGTGCGGACGATCCCCTGTGTGGCGGTGCTGTCGAGGCGGACGTCGAGGGCCCCCGGCATACGGACATCGGCTCGGCGCCCGGCGGGCAACCGGGTTACATCGAGGCCATCGCGTCGGGCGATGAGAACGCCGATTTCGTAACGACTGAGCGCCTCCGCACCGGCCACATGGAACATCCCGCCCCGACCGAACATCGCGATTTCCCGCAGAGCGGAGGCAAGGTCTTCCACATGCACCGGACAACGGAAGTCGTCAGTGAACAAGACACCGTCGCCGGCACCGGTAGCCAGGTCGTGCACCATGCGTTCGTGCACGGATCGACCATGCCCGATGATCAATGAGGTGCGCACGACCGCAGCGGCCGGCAACAGAAGTCGGACAGCGGTCTCAGCCGCGGCCTTTGCCGCGCCATACGGGGTGACCGGGTCGGGCAGGCAGGTCTCGTCGTAGTGACTCCGGGCCCCGGAGAACACGGCGTCACTGGAGACATGGACCAGACGACAACCACTCTTCCTCGCGGCCATCGCCACATGGATCGAGCCGTCGGCAGTGACCGCCCAGTCGCTCGCACCGCTCGTCGCATCGATGA is a window of Streptomyces caniferus DNA encoding:
- a CDS encoding DUF58 domain-containing protein gives rise to the protein MALTGRTALISALGALFVGFAMPSWLGILTVQLALLLAILCDLALAAPVRKLLITRTGDTTVRLTGEASSHLTVTNPSRRILRAQIRDAWPPSSFHPGADVPDSRHTVRIPAAERRRLTTTLRPTRRGDHHAVRVTVRSYGPLGLAARQGSRHVPWTLRVLPPFTSRKHLPAKLARLRELDGRTSILTRGEGTEFDSLRDYTPGDDTRSIDWRASARRQNLAVRTWRPERDRRILLVLETGRTSAGRVGDIPRLDASMDAALLLGALAARAGDRVDLLAYDRRIRASVQGRAARDLLPALTDALAPLESELVEADARGLAATIHRRTPRRSLIVLFTGLDAAPVEEALLPVLPSLTQRNELIVAAVADPRIEEMAVGRHTPQAVYAAAAAEQTHAARRRTADRLRHHGITVIDSTPTHLAPDLADAYLTLKSTGRL
- a CDS encoding SDR family oxidoreductase, giving the protein MKVLIIGGSGFLGTELVRQTTSEGWETAATYCSRPSSVSGASWYQLDVRAPGDVDELLAEVAPSAVIDATSGASDWAVTADGSIHVAMAARKSGCRLVHVSSDAVFSGARSHYDETCLPDPVTPYGAAKAAAETAVRLLLPAAAVVRTSLIIGHGRSVHERMVHDLATGAGDGVLFTDDFRCPVHVEDLASALREIAMFGRGGMFHVAGAEALSRYEIGVLIARRDGLDVTRLPAGRRADVRMPGALDVRLDSTATQGIVRTRLRGAREFLGAP